Part of the Streptococcaceae bacterium ESL0687 genome is shown below.
GCACGTCAAGGTTCAATCAGAAGCCCGCAATGGCGTGGTGGTGGTGTTGTCTTCGGACCAAACCCACGTAGCTATGCTTACAAGCTTCCACAAAAAGTTCGTCAACTTGCTCTTAAATCTGTTTACTCAGAAAAAGTTGCTGGTGACAAACTTGTAGCTGTTGACGCTTTATCATTTGACGCACCAAAAACAAGTGAATTCGTAAAAGTTCTTTCAGCTCTTGCAATCGACCGTAAAGTCCTTGTAATCGTTGAAAACGAAGGAAATGAATTTGCTGAACTATCTGCTCGTAACATTCCAAATGTACAAGTAACTACTGCTAACTCAGCAAGCGTTCTTGACATTGTTAACAATGATAAATTATTGGTTACTCAAGCAGCTCTATCTCAAATCGAGGAGGTCCTTGCATAATGAACCTTTATGATGTAATCAAAAAACCAATCATCACTGAAGCATCTATGCTTGCAATGGATGAGAAAAAATACACTTTCGAAGTTGATGCTCGTGCTCACAAAGAACTTATCAAACAAGCCGTTGAACGTGCTTTTGATGGAGTTAAAGTAGCATCTGTAAACACAATTAACGTTAAACCAAAAGCTAAACGCGTTGGTCGTTATACTGGATTTACAAGCAAATACAAGAAAGCAATCATCACACTAACTGAAGATTCTAAAAAAATCGAAATCTTCGGTGAATAATTAAAGGAGGAAAAACGTGGGAATTAAAGTTTATAAACCTACCACTAACGGTCGTCGTCACATGACTGGTAGCGACTTTGCAGAAATCACTACAAGTACTCCTGAAAAGAGCTTGTTAGTTTCACTAAAAAGCAAAGCAGGTCGTAACAACAACGGTCGTATTACAGTTCGTCACCAAGGTGGTGGACACAAACGTAAATACCGTTTAGTTGACTTCAAACGTACTAAAGATGGTGTTGTTGCAAAAGTAACACAAATC
Proteins encoded:
- the rplD gene encoding 50S ribosomal protein L4: MANVALFKQDGSKAGEVTLNDAVFGIEPNETVVFDVILSQRASLRQGTSAVKNRSAVSGGGRKPWRQKGTGRARQGSIRSPQWRGGGVVFGPNPRSYAYKLPQKVRQLALKSVYSEKVAGDKLVAVDALSFDAPKTSEFVKVLSALAIDRKVLVIVENEGNEFAELSARNIPNVQVTTANSASVLDIVNNDKLLVTQAALSQIEEVLA
- a CDS encoding 50S ribosomal protein L23 gives rise to the protein MNLYDVIKKPIITEASMLAMDEKKYTFEVDARAHKELIKQAVERAFDGVKVASVNTINVKPKAKRVGRYTGFTSKYKKAIITLTEDSKKIEIFGE